In the genome of Macrobrachium nipponense isolate FS-2020 chromosome 42, ASM1510439v2, whole genome shotgun sequence, one region contains:
- the LOC135212953 gene encoding oocyte zinc finger protein XlCOF6-like gives MNVENVYIKVEEEDIGEKSPCHLLSYDRGTSLSGRADVDGKIDTKSKVSILKNSLKGHKGQDLKRCPYDEGISNNFSAALDMTKKRFETSPSLVESHRTEGKLNFEKCTADLRDNAPTTSSSSVEKENSEKPENGISSFENSMVSGREDQPSTSSSKATGVRLSEKLRMIIRENSPATPPPVRKKGARSSEKGDSGPRAAKGTDESLTCDVCGKSFVKKSNLNKHKKIHTGERPFVCSVCGKDFVYKEGVEEHMIIHTGERPFSCSICGKTFYKKGALNQHKRIHTGERPFFCELCGKSFIQAGHLASHKLIHSGDKPFTCELCGKNFLRKANLDKHARIHSGERPFACNVCGMRFIHKVSLDKHTKIHTMDDPFTCEICGKKFIHKDSYSNHVRVHTRERAFSCDMCGKNFMKKDNLNLHMRNHMGERPFQCNVCGKSFTVKDHLKQHMRKHTGERPYSCSICNKRFTQQGTLYKHIRIHTGERPFSCAFCGLSFTQKGHLTRHRMKHTGEQPFLCVVCGKDFRDRATLKIHLKSHSGQHLYPCFECGQILYSESSLDEHMKSHTGTKLYTCEECGLNYNDEGSLRAHKKCSHSSEKTFIGSEVEEGFARSKDLNVDVALQGKSGERTHLMPGMASSFVETHLVVSDSVIKDPAPVVAKEPEGQVREFDQIFIKEEVDDPGDNFS, from the coding sequence ATGAATGttgaaaatgtttatataaaagtAGAGGAAGAAGATATTGGAGAGAAATCTCCTTGCCATTTATTGTCATATGACAGAGGGACAAGTTTATCAGGGAGAGCTGATGTAGATGGGAAAATAGACACAAAAAGTAAAGTCAGCATTTTGAAAAACTCTTTAAAAGGTCATAAAGGACAGGATTTGAAACGCTGTCCTTATGATGAAGGCATTAGTAACAATTTTTCTGCTGCATTGGATATGACGAAGAAACGTTTTGAAACCTCCCCATCATTGGTTGAATCTCATAGGACTGAGGGTAAATTAAACTTTGAAAAATGTACAGCAGACCTTAGAGACAACGCACCAACTACCTCATCGTCATCTGTTGAAAAAGAGAATTCTGAGAAGCCAGAAAATGGGATAAGTTCTTTCGAAAACAGCATGGTAAGTGGTAGAGAAGACCAGCCATCTACCTCTTCTTCAAAGGCAACCGGAGTGAGACTGTCAGAAAAACTGAGGATGATTATTAGGGAGAATTCTCCCGCAACACCTCCTCCTGTCCGTAAGAAAGGAGCGAGGTCATCAGAAAAAGGTGACTCTGGGCCTCGTGCTGCCAAAGGCACAGATGAATCCTTAACCTGTGATGTTTGCGGCAAGAGTTTTGTTAAAAAGAGTAACCTTAACAAACACAAGAAAATACATACGGGTGAACGACCATTTGTTTGTAGTGTTTGTGGGAAGGATTTTGTTTACAAAGAAGGTGTTGAGGAGCATATGATAATACACACAGGGGAACGCCCTTTTTCTTGTTCTATATGTGGTAAGACTTTTTACAAAAAGGGTGCACTAAACCAACATAAAAGAATACACACAGGGGAGAGGCCATTCTTTTGTGAGCTCTGTGGAAAGAGTTTCATTCAGGCAGGACACCTTGCAAGTCATAAATTAATTCACTCAGGAGACAAACCATTTACGTGCGAGTTATGTGGGAAGAACTTTCTTCGGAAGGCAAACCTTGATAAGCATGCAAGGATACACTCTGGAGAACGACCGTTTGCTTGTAATGTGTGTGGTATGAGGTTTATACACAAAGTAAGCCTCGATAAACATACGAAGATACATACAATGGATGATCCATTTACTTGTGAAATATGTGGAAAGAAGTTCATTCATAAGGATAGTTATAGTAACCATGTGAGAGTGCACACAAGGGAAAGAGCATTTTCTTGTGACATGTGTGGCAAGAATTTTATGAAGAAAGATAACCTTAATTTGCACATGAGAAACCATATGGGGGAAAGGCCTTTCCAATGCAATGTCTGTGGGAAGAGTTTCACTGTTAAAGATCACTTGAAGCAGCATATGAGAAAACACACCGGAGAAAGACCATATAGTTGTAGTATATGTAATAAAAGGTTCACCCAGCAAGGAACTCTTTATAAACACATAAGGATACACACAGGGGAGCGTCCTTTCTCCTGTGCCTTTTGTGGGCTCAGTTTTACTCAAAAGGGACATCTTACAAGACACAGGATGAAACATACGGGCGAACAACCCTTCTTGTGTGTTGTCTGCGGCAAGGACTTCAGAGACAGGGCGACTCTCAAGATCCACTTGAAGTCTCACTCAGGTCAACATCTGTATCCTTGTTTTGAGTGCGGGCAGATTCTGTACAGTGAAAGCAGTCTTGACGAACACATGAAGAGCCACACTGGAACAAAATTATATACGTGTGAAGAGTGTGGCTTAAATTATAATGATGAAGGAAGTTTAAGGGCTCATAAGAAATGTAGTCACTCTTCAGAAAAAACTTTCATTGGTAGTGAAGTGGAAGAGGGTTTTGCAAGAAGTAAAGACTTGAACGTTGATGTGGCGTTGCAGGGTAAATCTGGTGAAAGAACACACTTAATGCCAGGGATGGCAAGTAGTTTTGTTGAGACACATCTAGTTGTCAGTGACTCAGTGATAAAAGACCCTGCCCCAGTTGTTGCCAAAGAACCAGAGGGTCAAGTCCGTGAATTTGATCAGATTTTTATCAAAGAAGAAGTGGATGATCCAGGAGATAATTTTTCGTGA
- the LOC135212954 gene encoding oocyte zinc finger protein XlCOF6-like: MNVENVYIKVEEEDIGEKSPSHLLSYDKGTSLSGRADVDGKIDTKSKVSILKKSLKGPKGQDLKRCPYDEGISNNFSAALDMTKKRFEISPSLVESHRTEGKLNFEKCTADLRDNAPTTSSSSVEKENSEKPENGISSCENSVVSGREDQPSTSSSKATGVRLSEKLRMIIRENSPATPPPVRKKGARSSEKGDSGPRAAKGTDESLTCDVCGKSFVKKSNLNKHKKIHTGERPFVCSVCGKDFVYKEGVEEHMIIHTGERPFSCSICGKTFYKKGALNQHKRIHTGERPFFCELCGKSFIQAGHLASHKLIHSGDKPFTCELCGKNFLRKANLDKHARIHSGERPFACNVCGMRFIHKVSLDKHTKIHTMDDPFTCEICGKKFIHKDSYSNHVRVHTRERAFSCDMCGKNFMKKDNLNLHMRNHMGERPFQCNVCGKSFTVKDHLKQHMRKHTGERPYSCSICNKRFTQQGTLYKHIRIHTGERPFSCAFCGLSFTQKGHLTRHRMKHTGEQPFLCVVCGKDFRDRATLKIHLKSHSGQHLYPCFECGQILYSESSLDEHMKSHTGTKLYTCEECGLNYNDEGSLRAHKKCSHSSEKSFIGSEVEEGFARSKDLNVDVALQGKSGERTHLMPGMASSFVETHLVVSDSVIKDPAPVVAKEPEGQVREFDQIFIKEEVDDPGDNFS; the protein is encoded by the coding sequence ATGAATGttgaaaatgtttatataaaagtAGAGGAAGAAGATATTGGAGAGAAATCTCCTAGCCATTTATTGTCATATGACAAAGGGACAAGTTTATCAGGGAGAGCTGATGTAGATGGGAAAATAGACACAAAAAGTAAAGTCAGCATtttgaaaaaatctttaaaaGGTCCTAAAGGACAGGATTTGAAACGCTGTCCTTATGATGAAGGCATTAGTAACAATTTTTCTGCTGCATTGGATATGACGAAGAAACGTTTTGAAATCTCCCCATCATTGGTTGAATCTCATAGGACTGAGGGTAAATTAAACTTTGAAAAATGTACAGCAGACCTTAGAGACAACGCACCAACTACCTCATCGTCATCTGTTGAAAAAGAGAATTCTGAGAAGCCAGAAAATGGGATAAGTTCTTGTGAAAACAGTGTGGTAAGTGGTAGAGAAGACCAGCCATCTACCTCTTCTTCAAAGGCAACCGGAGTGAGACTGTCAGAAAAACTCAGGATGATTATTAGGGAGAATTCTCCCGCAACACCTCCTCCTGTCCGTAAGAAAGGAGCGAGGTCATCAGAAAAAGGTGACTCTGGGCCTCGTGCTGCCAAAGGCACAGATGAATCCTTAACCTGTGATGTTTGTGGCAAGAGTTTTGTTAAAAAGAGTAACCTTAACAAACACAAGAAAATACATACGGGTGAACGACCATTTGTTTGTAGTGTTTGTGGGAAGGATTTTGTTTACAAAGAAGGTGTTGAGGAGCATATGATAATACACACAGGGGAACGCCCTTTTTCTTGTTCTATATGTGGTAAGACCTTTTACAAAAAGGGTGCACTAAACCAACATAAAAGAATACACACTGGGGAGAGGCCATTCTTTTGTGAGCTCTGTGGAAAGAGTTTCATTCAGGCAGGACACCTTGCAAGTCATAAATTAATTCACTCAGGAGACAAACCATTTACGTGCGAGTTATGTGGGAAGAACTTTCTTCGGAAGGCAAACCTTGATAAGCATGCAAGGATACACTCTGGAGAACGACCGTTTGCTTGTAATGTGTGTGGTATGAGGTTTATACACAAAGTAAGCCTCGATAAACATACGAAGATACATACAATGGATGATCCATTTACTTGTGAAATATGTGGAAAGAAGTTCATTCATAAGGATAGTTATAGTAACCATGTGAGAGTGCACACAAGGGAAAGAGCATTTTCTTGTGACATGTGTGGCAAGAATTTTATGAAGAAAGATAACCTTAATTTGCACATGAGAAACCATATGGGGGAAAGGCCTTTCCAATGCAATGTCTGTGGGAAGAGTTTCACTGTTAAAGATCACTTGAAGCAACATATGAGAAAACACACCGGAGAAAGGCCATATAGTTGTAGTATATGTAATAAAAGGTTCACCCAGCAAGGAACTCTTTACAAACACATAAGGATACACACAGGGGAACGTCCTTTCTCCTGTGCCTTTTGTGGGCTCAGTTTTACTCAAAAGGGACATCTTACAAGACACAGGATGAAACATACGGGCGAACAACCCTTCTTGTGTGTTGTCTGCGGCAAGGACTTCAGAGACAGGGCGACTCTCAAGATCCACTTGAAGTCTCACTCAGGTCAACATCTGTATCCTTGTTTTGAGTGCGGGCAGATTCTGTACAGTGAAAGCAGTCTTGACGAACACATGAAGAGCCACACTGGAACAAAATTATATACATGTGAAGAGTGTGGCTTAAATTATAATGATGAAGGAAGTTTAAGGGCTCATAAGAAATGTAGTCACTCTTCAGAAAAATCTTTCATTGGTAGTGAAGTGGAAGAGGGTTTTGCAAGAAGTAAAGACTTGAACGTTGATGTGGCGTTGCAGGGTAAATCTGGGGAAAGAACACACTTAATGCCAGGGATGGCAAGTAGCTTTGTTGAGACACATCTAGTTGTCAGTGACTCGGTGATAAAAGACCCTGCCCCAGTTGTTGCCAAAGAACCAGAGGGTCAAGTCCGTGAATTTGATCAGATTTTTATCAAAGAAGAAGTGGATGATCCAGGAGATAATTTTTCGTGA
- the LOC135212957 gene encoding trypsin-1-like, translated as MRLTSSVLCQSMLWVINIASASTLLPREAPLEPEVGLNQTVISGKEQHAIDVKGIRSSVSCGSYLLSPGDEVVIGSPNYPNPYPLIHLCAWDFRGTTPETRLSVSCFDFQLGNCIGSSVTISSGSLSRSYCNKQESIYFESNNNWLTVFFRTFTFRSRKGFQCRILASDATSGADTVTPAPPPVDKTCVCGKVNRNLKIVGGKVTEKNEYPWQVGLTSYSPSHPFCGGSIISNLYILTAAHCVYGLSPAMVTAVLGEHDWSTASESDSIQKRRVSEIITHPDFDSYTQDNDIALLRLSTPVDFPANNEIAPVCLPPAGNLYENVNATVTGWGKLSEYGDTSSVLHEVIVPTMTNAKCSQLYEEVVTENMLCAGLDEGERDACQGDSGGPLVTIDEGTMRMIEIGIVSWGDGCAAPGKPGVYTRVNRYLEWIHGHTSGTVFCSPT; from the exons ATGAGACTAACTTCGTCAGTGTTGTGCCAGAGT atgctcTGGGTTATAAACATCGCATCAGCTTCTACACT ACTCCCTCGAGAAGCGCCATTAGAACCGGAAGTAGGGCTTAATCAAACAGTGATCAGTGGTAAGGAACAACACGCCATCGATGTCAAAG GAATTCGGAGCTCGGTGAGTTGCGGAAGTTACCTGCTCTCCCCAGGCGATGAGGTGGTCATAGGATCTCCCAATTACCCGAACCCCTATCCCTTGATTCACCTGTGCGCCTGGGATTTCCGG GGTACCACACCAGAGACCAGACTATCAGTATCATGCTTTGACTTCCAACTCGGCAACTGTATTGGTTCTTCAGTGACAATCAGTAGTGGTTCTTTATCTCGAAG TTACTGCAACAAACAAGAGAGCATCTACTTCGAAAGCAACAACAACTGGCTGACTGTATTCTTTCGAACTTTCACATTCCGGTCGAGAAAAGGATTCCAGTGTCGCATCTTGGCTTCAG ACGCAACCTCAGGTGCTGATACGGTCACACCCGCCCCACCTCCTGTTGATAAGACTTGTG tGTGTGGAAAAGTAAACCGTAACTTGAAAATCGTCGGTGGAAAAGTGACTGAGAAAAACGAATACCCTTGGCAAGTAGGCCTAACGTCCTACTCGCCTTCTCATCCTTTCTGTGGAGGTTCGATCATATCCAACCTTTATATACTAACAGCCGCTCACTGCGTTTATGG ACTTTCTCCTGCTATGGTCACCGCCGTTCTTGGGGAACATGACTGGAGCACAGCGTCTGAATCAGACTCCATTCAAAAGAGGAGAGTCAGTGAG ATCATCACACATCCAGATTTTGACTCCTATACACAAGACAACGACATAGCCCTGCTCAGACTATCAACACCAGTCGACTTCCCTGCCAACAACGAGATCGCCCCAGTCTGTCTGCCacctgctggaaatctgtacgAAAACGTCAACGCCACAGTGACTGGATGGGGAAAGCTTTCGGAAT ACGGCGATACCTCAAGCGTACTCCACGAAGTGATTGTGCCCACGATGACCAATGCCAAGTGCTCCCAGCTGTACGAAGAGGTCGTCACAGAAAATATGCTCTGTGCTGGTCTGGACGAGGGAGAACGAGACGCCTGCCAG GGCGATTCCGGAGGACCGTTGGTCACCATTGATGAAGGTACGATGCGCATGATAGAAATAGGCATCGTCTCCTGGGGTGATGGCTGTGCAGCTCCTGGGAAACCAGGTGTTTACACACGAGTTAATC GTTATCTGGAGTGGATTCATGGCCACACATCTGGTACAGTCTTCTGCTCGCCGACCTGA